Proteins encoded together in one Kutzneria kofuensis window:
- a CDS encoding DUF899 domain-containing protein, whose amino-acid sequence MKVVEPEEWQAARKELLAREQELAAAHEAVRNARQQLPMVRVDKPYAYRGADGEVGLLDMFEGRRQLIVYHFMFDPSWDQGCKWCSYLVDNIGHLSHLHVRDTTLALVSRAPIEKILPFRERMGWTLPWYSSYGSDFNDDFRATLDKAEQGGASVFLRDGDTVFHTYSAFGESMDLVHTVDNYLDLTPLGRGDNMNWLRHHDRY is encoded by the coding sequence ATGAAGGTTGTCGAGCCCGAGGAGTGGCAGGCCGCCCGCAAGGAGCTGCTGGCCCGCGAGCAGGAGCTGGCGGCCGCGCACGAGGCCGTCCGCAACGCCCGCCAGCAGCTGCCGATGGTCCGCGTGGACAAGCCGTACGCCTACCGGGGCGCCGACGGCGAGGTGGGCCTGCTGGACATGTTCGAGGGCCGCCGCCAGCTTATCGTCTACCACTTCATGTTCGACCCGAGCTGGGACCAGGGCTGCAAGTGGTGCTCCTACCTGGTGGACAACATCGGGCACCTGTCGCACCTGCACGTCCGCGACACCACGCTGGCCCTGGTGTCCCGGGCGCCGATCGAGAAGATCCTGCCGTTCCGCGAGCGCATGGGCTGGACGCTGCCCTGGTACTCGTCCTACGGCAGCGACTTCAACGACGATTTCCGGGCGACGCTGGACAAAGCGGAACAGGGCGGCGCGAGCGTGTTCCTGCGCGACGGCGACACCGTCTTCCACACCTACTCGGCCTTCGGCGAGAGCATGGACCTGGTCCACACCGTCGACAACTACCTGGACCTCACTCCGCTGGGTCGTGGCGACAACATGAATTGGCTACGTCACCATGACAGGTACTGA
- a CDS encoding catalase family peroxidase: protein MTVVDAMERMSGLHPGFRRTHALGRCYDAVFTPSGAAAAYTTAAHLRSEPTPAIVRYSNTAGDPAEPDGGTPVVRGMAVKFLSPETDLVSLNVPVFMASTPAKFLDMTRALTDQPKGSRQRADAVIAFITANPESAHAFQEAATIPVPESYATIRFWAQHAFVWVGPDGTCRFVRYRWEPDAGLRHLRAEDTADWVPGHLLDELTDRLGRAPVSFTLKVQFAGPEDPTADPTQPWPDDRPEIDAGRLEIVKPVADQEFWDRTVFDPTRLTDGIELSDDPVLAYRKQAYAEGHRRRAAGR from the coding sequence GTGACCGTTGTCGACGCGATGGAGCGGATGTCCGGACTGCACCCCGGTTTCCGCCGGACCCACGCCCTGGGCCGCTGCTACGACGCCGTGTTCACCCCGTCCGGCGCGGCCGCCGCGTACACCACGGCGGCGCACCTGCGGTCCGAGCCGACGCCGGCAATCGTTCGCTACTCCAACACCGCCGGCGATCCGGCCGAGCCGGACGGCGGCACGCCGGTGGTACGGGGAATGGCCGTCAAGTTCCTCTCCCCCGAGACGGACCTGGTGTCGCTCAACGTGCCGGTGTTCATGGCGTCCACGCCGGCGAAGTTCCTGGACATGACCAGGGCGCTGACCGACCAGCCGAAGGGCAGCCGGCAACGCGCCGACGCGGTGATCGCGTTCATCACCGCGAACCCCGAGTCCGCGCACGCCTTCCAGGAGGCGGCGACCATTCCCGTGCCGGAAAGCTACGCCACCATCCGGTTCTGGGCCCAGCACGCGTTCGTCTGGGTGGGGCCGGACGGCACCTGCCGATTCGTCCGGTACCGCTGGGAACCCGACGCCGGGTTGCGCCACCTGAGGGCGGAGGACACCGCCGACTGGGTGCCGGGTCACCTGCTCGACGAGTTGACCGATCGTCTCGGCCGAGCGCCGGTCTCGTTCACCCTGAAGGTGCAGTTCGCCGGCCCGGAGGACCCGACCGCCGATCCCACGCAGCCCTGGCCGGACGACCGGCCGGAGATCGACGCCGGCCGGCTGGAGATCGTGAAACCGGTGGCGGACCAGGAGTTCTGGGACCGCACGGTGTTCGATCCGACCCGGCTGACCGACGGCATCGAGCTGTCCGACGATCCCGTGCTGGCCTACCGGAAGCAGGCGTACGCGGAGGGACACCGCCGCCGCGCGGCCGGCCGGTAG
- a CDS encoding phenylacetate--CoA ligase family protein, which yields MNNEPMELFRDVAATVPAYGKFLADRDIDPARVTGFAELPMLDKNSYHRRYPLPELCRGGRLDGCDMIAVSSGSSGEPTIWPRSVEDERHITQRFEQIFRDGFDAAEKSTLAVVCFPLGTWVGGLFTLACVRHLAAKGYRITSVAPGNNKAEILRVIPELAQHFDQTVLLGYPPFVKDVIDSGEHWDRYDVKLVLAGEVFSEEWRDLVSQRASIEDPVRHVASLYGTADAGVLGNETALSVSVRRFLTGRPDLARELFGDSRLPTLVQYDPASRYFETHEGTLLFSGDNGIPLIRYHIADEGGVIGHAEMLEFCRSNGFEPPAGDELPFVFVFGRSLFTVSFFGANVYPENVTVGLEQPGISDFVTGKFVLEAVEDDNRDRRLRVTVELAPDKTGDAAAVAASIRDQLLRLNSEFAHYVPAERQLPEVELRPAGDPEYFPVGVKHRYTRVGR from the coding sequence GTGAACAACGAGCCGATGGAGCTGTTCCGGGACGTGGCGGCGACGGTGCCGGCGTACGGCAAGTTCTTGGCGGATCGCGACATCGATCCGGCGCGGGTGACCGGCTTCGCGGAGCTGCCGATGCTGGACAAGAACTCCTACCATCGGCGGTATCCGCTGCCGGAGCTGTGCCGGGGCGGCCGGCTCGACGGGTGCGACATGATCGCGGTGTCCTCGGGGTCGAGCGGCGAGCCGACCATCTGGCCGAGGTCGGTGGAGGACGAACGGCACATCACGCAGCGGTTCGAACAGATCTTCCGGGACGGCTTCGACGCCGCGGAGAAGTCGACACTGGCGGTGGTCTGCTTCCCGCTGGGCACGTGGGTCGGCGGCCTGTTCACGCTGGCGTGCGTGCGCCACCTGGCGGCGAAGGGCTACCGCATCACGTCGGTGGCCCCGGGCAACAACAAGGCGGAGATCCTCCGCGTGATCCCGGAGTTGGCCCAGCACTTCGACCAGACGGTGCTGCTGGGCTACCCGCCGTTCGTCAAGGACGTGATCGACTCCGGCGAGCACTGGGATCGGTACGACGTCAAGTTGGTGCTGGCGGGGGAGGTGTTCAGCGAGGAGTGGCGGGACCTGGTGTCGCAGCGGGCGAGCATCGAGGACCCGGTGCGGCACGTGGCCTCGCTCTACGGCACGGCCGACGCCGGTGTGCTGGGCAACGAGACGGCGCTTTCCGTGAGCGTCAGGCGGTTCCTCACCGGCCGCCCCGACCTGGCCCGCGAGCTGTTCGGCGACTCCCGGCTGCCGACGCTCGTCCAGTACGACCCGGCCAGCCGGTACTTCGAGACGCACGAGGGGACGCTGCTTTTCAGCGGGGACAACGGGATTCCGCTGATCCGCTACCACATCGCCGACGAGGGCGGCGTGATCGGCCACGCCGAGATGCTGGAGTTCTGCCGGAGCAACGGTTTCGAACCGCCGGCCGGGGACGAGCTGCCGTTCGTCTTCGTGTTCGGGCGGTCCCTGTTCACCGTGTCGTTCTTCGGCGCCAATGTGTATCCGGAGAACGTGACCGTCGGGCTGGAGCAGCCGGGCATCAGCGACTTCGTGACGGGCAAGTTCGTGCTGGAGGCCGTCGAGGACGACAACCGGGACCGCCGGCTGCGGGTCACGGTCGAGCTGGCGCCGGACAAGACCGGTGACGCGGCGGCGGTGGCGGCCTCGATCCGGGACCAGCTGCTCCGGCTGAACAGCGAGTTCGCCCACTACGTGCCGGCCGAGCGGCAGTTGCCCGAGGTGGAGCTGCGGCCGGCCGGCGACCCGGAGTACTTCCCGGTGGGAGTGAAGCACCGCTACACCCGAGTGGGACGCTGA
- a CDS encoding aldo/keto reductase, producing the protein MEQRVLGRTGRAVSVVGLGTWQLGADWGSVDERDALAVLEASVEAGVTFFDTADVYGDGRSEQLIGRFLRERPDAGVVVATKMGRRQPQEVERYNLDNFRAWNDRSRANLGVDTLDLVQLHCPPTAAYSTDEVFDGLDTLVEEGRIAAYGVSVETVDEALTAIAREHVASVQIILNAFRLKPLERVLPAARAAGVGIIARVPLASGLLSGRYTHDSVFGADDHRNYNRRGEAFDVGETFSGVDYDTGVEAAREFSALIPSTMTPAQAALRWIIQQPGVSTVIPGARNVEQARANAAAASVPELDADTLKAIEALYDRRIRPQVHDRW; encoded by the coding sequence ATGGAGCAACGGGTTTTGGGCCGCACCGGTCGTGCGGTGTCCGTCGTCGGGCTGGGCACGTGGCAGCTCGGCGCGGACTGGGGTTCGGTCGACGAGCGGGACGCGCTCGCCGTGCTGGAGGCGTCCGTCGAGGCGGGCGTGACCTTCTTCGACACCGCCGACGTGTACGGCGACGGGCGCAGCGAGCAGCTGATCGGCCGCTTCCTGCGGGAGCGCCCGGACGCCGGCGTCGTCGTGGCCACGAAGATGGGCCGCCGGCAGCCGCAGGAGGTGGAACGGTACAACCTGGACAACTTCCGGGCCTGGAACGACCGGTCGCGGGCGAACCTGGGCGTGGACACCCTGGACCTGGTCCAGCTGCACTGCCCGCCGACCGCCGCGTACTCCACCGACGAGGTGTTCGACGGGCTGGACACCCTCGTCGAGGAGGGCCGGATCGCCGCCTACGGCGTGAGCGTCGAAACCGTCGACGAGGCCCTCACCGCCATCGCCCGGGAGCACGTCGCCAGTGTCCAGATCATCCTCAACGCGTTCCGGTTGAAGCCCCTGGAGCGGGTCCTGCCCGCCGCCCGGGCCGCCGGCGTCGGCATCATCGCCCGCGTGCCGCTGGCCTCCGGGCTGTTGTCCGGCCGCTACACCCACGACTCCGTGTTCGGCGCCGACGACCACCGCAACTACAACCGCCGCGGCGAGGCCTTCGACGTCGGCGAGACCTTCTCCGGCGTCGACTACGACACCGGCGTCGAGGCCGCCCGCGAGTTCTCCGCCCTCATCCCGTCCACCATGACCCCGGCGCAGGCCGCCCTGCGCTGGATCATCCAGCAGCCCGGCGTCAGCACCGTCATCCCCGGTGCCCGCAACGTCGAGCAGGCCCGCGCCAACGCCGCTGCCGCCTCGGTGCCCGAACTGGACGCCGACACCCTCAAGGCCATCGAGGCGCTGTACGACCGCCGCATCCGCCCCCAGGTCCACGACCGCTGGTGA
- a CDS encoding alpha/beta fold hydrolase, whose protein sequence is MEWDIRVHGPRDTAHSVLLLSGGLSTAEFYAEVAARPELAGLKLVAATLPGHGGSPPPEDPGIEACAHDAAKLAAEHGCDVVVGYSMGANVALEMAAAEGFTGPIILLGPSFSVPDEMLTLRVLDRLSIVFGQLPYAFMLEFTDVALSAAQLPPERRNVLGNEVRKNNPRHIRRLIRAYLDYLRQHGSVAPRLCETTVPAWVVHAERGDGGLTAAERRTLTACPTTTVVTVPGTSWFLPNEKPELVADLILGALP, encoded by the coding sequence ATGGAGTGGGACATTCGGGTGCACGGCCCGCGCGACACAGCGCACTCGGTGTTGCTGCTGTCGGGCGGGCTGAGCACCGCCGAGTTCTACGCCGAAGTCGCGGCGCGGCCGGAACTCGCCGGCCTCAAGCTGGTCGCGGCGACGCTGCCCGGTCACGGCGGCTCGCCGCCACCGGAGGATCCCGGCATCGAGGCGTGCGCCCACGACGCCGCGAAGCTGGCCGCCGAGCACGGTTGCGACGTGGTCGTCGGCTACAGCATGGGCGCGAACGTGGCATTGGAGATGGCGGCCGCCGAGGGTTTCACCGGCCCGATCATCCTGCTGGGGCCCAGTTTCTCGGTGCCGGACGAGATGCTGACGTTGCGCGTCCTCGACCGCCTCTCGATCGTGTTCGGGCAGCTGCCGTACGCCTTCATGCTGGAATTCACCGATGTGGCGCTCAGTGCCGCACAACTGCCGCCGGAACGGCGAAACGTGCTCGGAAACGAGGTGCGGAAGAACAATCCGCGGCACATTCGGCGGCTGATCAGGGCGTATCTGGACTACCTTCGACAGCACGGGTCCGTCGCCCCGCGGCTGTGTGAGACGACCGTGCCGGCCTGGGTCGTGCACGCCGAACGCGGCGACGGCGGGCTCACCGCGGCCGAGCGCCGCACCCTGACCGCCTGTCCCACCACCACGGTCGTGACCGTGCCGGGCACGAGTTGGTTCCTGCCCAACGAGAAGCCCGAGCTGGTCGCCGACCTGATCCTCGGAGCGCTACCTTGA
- a CDS encoding transglutaminase-like domain-containing protein: MSGRRPVTMDYATQSPFSDPGRHSDWLDGTPADFAALRDIASGLVFHHWGNGDPTDHGFAPSRFPEIDLRYAEAMLGRLRELNPSLAAERRPTERILGCCRDFTLLYVTLLRHHHIPARSRVGFGNYLVPGWHLDHVVAEVWDGSRWRLVDPQFAAANPLPLDVLHVPRDRFLVAADAWCALRSGTLDPATVVVSPDLSEPFLRGLPYARHNLALDLAALTKHEMILWDIWGSMNLDPAVSDTDALRADSVAAIDPDDSAALRAAFDSPDFRIPPVIRTLSPTTRTLTEVPLPPASPA; the protein is encoded by the coding sequence GTGTCAGGGCGTAGACCGGTGACCATGGACTACGCCACGCAGAGCCCGTTCTCCGATCCCGGCCGGCACTCGGACTGGCTGGACGGCACTCCCGCCGACTTCGCCGCCCTGCGGGACATCGCTTCCGGCCTGGTCTTCCACCACTGGGGCAACGGCGACCCCACCGATCACGGCTTCGCACCGTCCCGCTTCCCGGAGATCGACCTGCGCTACGCCGAGGCCATGCTCGGCCGCCTGCGCGAGCTGAACCCTTCGCTGGCCGCCGAACGCCGTCCCACGGAGCGGATCCTCGGCTGCTGCCGGGATTTCACCCTGCTGTACGTCACGTTGCTACGCCACCACCACATCCCCGCCCGCAGCCGCGTCGGCTTCGGCAACTACCTGGTGCCCGGCTGGCACCTGGACCACGTCGTCGCCGAGGTCTGGGACGGGTCCCGCTGGCGCCTGGTCGACCCGCAGTTCGCCGCCGCCAACCCCCTCCCCCTCGACGTCCTCCACGTCCCGCGCGACCGTTTCCTGGTCGCCGCCGACGCCTGGTGCGCCCTGCGCTCCGGCACCTTGGACCCCGCCACCGTCGTGGTCTCCCCCGACCTGTCCGAGCCCTTCCTCCGCGGCCTGCCCTACGCCCGCCACAACCTCGCGCTGGACCTGGCGGCCCTGACCAAACACGAGATGATCCTCTGGGACATCTGGGGCTCCATGAACCTCGATCCCGCCGTCAGCGACACCGACGCCCTCCGCGCCGACTCCGTTGCCGCGATCGATCCCGACGACTCCGCCGCCCTGCGCGCCGCCTTCGACTCCCCCGACTTCCGGATCCCACCGGTCATCCGCACCCTCAGCCCCACCACCCGCACCCTCACCGAGGTCCCCCTACCCCCGGCGAGTCCCGCCTAG
- a CDS encoding SAM-dependent methyltransferase encodes MNELDQVALTGRLTAALRARESQRPDRLFVDPFASRLAGDVGDRLLEEFGDNSTISVRTKYLDDKLVRLRPSQLVIVAAGMDSRAYRLDVLRDSVVYELDRPEVLSLKSTLVGSAPVGVRRAVGVDLAGDWLPALLADGFDPGRPTVWTVEGLTQYLDAAAVDRLLDGITRLSAPGSHLLIDFVGQSLLDSAVMKPMLDRFASMDMTWQFGTDEPEDLLGRRGWSCEVSLFDSVGNSYGRWGYPSVPRGTPGVGHGYLVHAHR; translated from the coding sequence GTGAATGAACTTGACCAGGTCGCCCTCACCGGCCGGCTGACCGCGGCACTTCGTGCCCGCGAGTCGCAGCGACCCGACCGGCTGTTCGTGGATCCCTTCGCCTCACGGCTCGCCGGCGACGTCGGCGACCGGCTGCTCGAGGAGTTCGGCGACAACTCCACCATCTCGGTTCGTACCAAGTACCTCGACGACAAGCTGGTGCGGCTGCGGCCGTCGCAGCTGGTCATCGTCGCCGCCGGCATGGACTCCCGGGCCTACCGGCTCGACGTGCTCCGCGACTCCGTCGTCTACGAGCTGGACCGTCCCGAGGTGCTGAGCCTCAAGTCGACCCTCGTCGGTTCCGCCCCGGTCGGGGTGCGCCGCGCCGTCGGCGTCGACCTCGCCGGCGACTGGCTTCCCGCGTTGCTCGCCGACGGCTTCGACCCCGGGCGACCGACCGTGTGGACCGTCGAGGGCCTCACCCAGTACCTGGACGCCGCCGCCGTCGACCGCCTGCTCGACGGCATCACCCGGCTGTCCGCACCCGGCAGCCACCTGCTCATCGACTTCGTCGGGCAGTCGCTTTTGGACAGTGCCGTGATGAAGCCGATGCTGGACCGCTTCGCGTCCATGGACATGACCTGGCAGTTCGGCACCGACGAGCCCGAGGACCTGCTCGGCCGCCGTGGCTGGTCGTGCGAGGTCTCCCTGTTCGACTCCGTCGGCAACTCCTACGGCCGTTGGGGCTATCCCTCGGTCCCGCGCGGCACCCCCGGCGTCGGCCACGGCTACCTCGTCCACGCCCACCGCTGA
- a CDS encoding TetR/AcrR family transcriptional regulator: MRETRILDAAAEVFATQGLSATLADVAKQADVGVATVYRWFASKDDLVHGVYAARLAEAEELARVAAAAADPWTGVAAFLERMAVDIAADKGWHELLTGAYTEILGCARTGLVDLVEAAQHRIGEHVAVLVRRAKEAGQLRADFEPSDLMPLALSVQAAGDLHQRAVGFLLDGLRVARDRPSALPTPALADRDSVALTRMRRAAARPPLRGRESPSQLDVIVRTAMELLDESGFDAVTLRAVASRIGVRLNTVSWHVKTKARLHDLMADAVLAEIDLNGLPEDWRERVSALAHRYRRALLSHRDGGRLVASTFGAEPATLAAADTLVAALLDGGLPASAAAWTCWTIIYFTLGLVQEEQGTPGALADQVTGTGRFPSLALVLPHLADDEYETRFRFGLDLILASAAQPSHA; encoded by the coding sequence ATGCGCGAGACCCGCATCCTGGACGCGGCGGCCGAGGTGTTCGCGACGCAGGGCCTGTCGGCCACCCTCGCCGACGTCGCCAAGCAGGCCGACGTCGGCGTGGCGACGGTGTACCGGTGGTTCGCGAGCAAGGACGACCTGGTGCACGGGGTGTACGCGGCGCGGCTGGCCGAGGCCGAGGAGCTGGCGCGGGTCGCCGCCGCGGCCGCCGACCCATGGACCGGGGTGGCCGCGTTCCTGGAGCGCATGGCGGTGGACATCGCCGCCGACAAGGGCTGGCACGAGCTGCTCACCGGCGCGTACACCGAGATCCTCGGCTGCGCCCGCACCGGCCTGGTCGATCTGGTCGAGGCCGCCCAGCACCGCATCGGCGAGCACGTGGCGGTGCTGGTGCGGCGGGCCAAGGAGGCCGGGCAGCTGCGGGCCGACTTCGAGCCGTCGGACCTGATGCCGCTGGCGCTGTCCGTGCAGGCGGCGGGTGACCTGCACCAGCGGGCTGTCGGTTTCCTGTTGGACGGACTGCGGGTGGCGCGGGACCGGCCCAGCGCCCTGCCGACGCCGGCGCTGGCCGACCGGGATTCGGTTGCCTTGACCCGGATGCGCCGGGCCGCCGCGCGACCGCCGTTGCGGGGCAGGGAATCCCCGTCGCAGCTGGACGTGATCGTGCGGACGGCGATGGAGCTGCTGGACGAGTCCGGTTTCGACGCCGTGACGCTGCGGGCGGTGGCGTCCCGGATCGGGGTGCGGCTGAACACCGTGTCCTGGCACGTGAAGACCAAGGCGCGGCTGCACGACCTGATGGCCGACGCGGTCCTGGCCGAGATCGACCTGAACGGGCTACCCGAGGACTGGCGAGAGCGGGTGAGCGCCCTCGCGCACCGCTACCGCCGAGCGCTGCTGTCGCACCGGGACGGCGGGCGGCTGGTGGCCAGCACGTTCGGCGCGGAGCCGGCCACCCTCGCCGCCGCCGACACGCTCGTCGCCGCGCTGTTGGACGGCGGACTGCCCGCCTCGGCGGCGGCCTGGACGTGTTGGACGATCATCTACTTCACGTTGGGTCTGGTGCAGGAGGAGCAGGGCACCCCGGGCGCGCTGGCCGATCAGGTGACCGGCACCGGCCGGTTCCCGTCGCTGGCGCTGGTGCTGCCCCATCTGGCCGACGACGAGTACGAGACCCGGTTCCGCTTCGGGCTGGACCTCATTCTCGCGTCGGCGGCCCAGCCGTCGCACGCCTGA
- the kstD gene encoding 3-oxosteroid 1-dehydrogenase, translating to MSDIFSRRQVLRGSGLAVATTLLSRFPAGASSLPVLGEYDVVVVGSGASGMTAALTAAKRGLSCVVVEKAPTFGGSAARSGAGIWIPNNPVILAAGVPDTYAKAAQYLAAVVGDGSSPARQKAYLDNGPAMISFVLNNSPLRFRFMDGYSDYYPELPGGMPNGRSIEPDMFDGNLLGAELAHLNPAYLPVPAGLVVFSSEYKWLNLAAVNAKGVAVSAGCLARGTAAAAAGQKPLTMGQALAAGLRAGLMGANVPVWLNTPLTDLHVEGDRVTGVVVTSNGVPGLVRARRGVMIGSGGFEHNADMRVQYQRQPITTYWTVGAKENTGDGIQAGIRLGAALNLMEDSWWGPAIPLPDEPYFCLAERTLPGSLIVNQAGSRFVNEAAPYSDVVHVMYDKNPTAPDIPAWMITDQNYRNRYLFRDVLPALPFPDAWYQSGAVVQAWTIEDLATKIGVPSATLRTTVNRFNGFAFSGVDADFRRGRSAYDHYYTDPAVLPNSCLAPLWEAPFYAFKIVPGDLGTKGGLVTDERARVLREDGSAILGLWAAGNASAAVMGHSYAGAGSTIGPAMTFGYVAANDIASTT from the coding sequence ATGTCCGACATCTTCTCGCGCCGCCAGGTCCTGCGCGGCTCGGGTCTCGCCGTCGCCACCACCCTGCTGAGCCGTTTCCCCGCCGGCGCAAGCAGTCTGCCCGTGCTCGGCGAGTACGACGTTGTCGTCGTCGGCTCCGGGGCGTCCGGCATGACCGCCGCGCTGACCGCGGCCAAGCGCGGGTTGAGCTGCGTGGTGGTGGAGAAGGCGCCGACGTTCGGCGGTTCCGCCGCGCGGTCCGGCGCCGGGATCTGGATTCCCAACAACCCGGTCATCCTCGCCGCCGGCGTGCCCGACACCTACGCCAAGGCCGCGCAGTACCTGGCCGCCGTTGTCGGTGACGGCTCGTCGCCGGCCCGGCAGAAGGCGTACCTGGACAACGGGCCGGCGATGATTTCGTTTGTTCTCAACAACAGTCCGCTGCGCTTCCGGTTCATGGACGGCTACAGCGACTACTACCCGGAGCTGCCCGGCGGCATGCCGAACGGGCGGTCCATCGAGCCGGACATGTTCGACGGCAACCTGCTCGGCGCGGAGTTGGCCCACCTGAATCCCGCCTACCTTCCCGTGCCGGCCGGTCTTGTGGTGTTCAGCTCCGAGTACAAGTGGCTGAACCTGGCCGCTGTCAACGCAAAGGGCGTCGCCGTGTCCGCCGGCTGCCTTGCCCGTGGCACAGCCGCCGCGGCCGCCGGGCAGAAACCGTTGACCATGGGACAAGCCCTCGCCGCCGGCCTGCGGGCGGGTCTGATGGGCGCGAACGTGCCCGTGTGGCTGAACACTCCGCTCACCGATCTTCACGTCGAGGGCGACCGGGTCACCGGCGTTGTCGTGACCAGCAACGGAGTTCCCGGCCTGGTGCGGGCCCGGCGCGGCGTGATGATCGGTTCCGGCGGGTTCGAGCACAACGCCGACATGCGCGTCCAGTACCAACGGCAGCCCATCACTACATATTGGACGGTCGGGGCCAAGGAGAACACCGGCGACGGCATCCAGGCCGGCATCCGGCTCGGCGCCGCGCTGAACCTGATGGAGGATTCCTGGTGGGGGCCGGCGATTCCGCTGCCCGACGAGCCCTACTTCTGCCTGGCCGAGCGGACTCTGCCCGGCAGCCTCATCGTCAACCAGGCCGGTTCGCGCTTCGTCAACGAGGCCGCGCCCTACAGCGACGTCGTGCACGTCATGTACGACAAGAACCCGACCGCGCCGGACATCCCCGCGTGGATGATCACCGACCAGAACTACCGCAACCGGTACCTGTTCCGGGATGTGCTGCCCGCGCTGCCCTTCCCCGACGCCTGGTACCAGTCCGGCGCGGTTGTCCAGGCGTGGACCATCGAGGACCTCGCCACCAAGATCGGCGTTCCGTCCGCGACGCTCCGCACCACCGTCAACCGCTTCAACGGCTTCGCCTTCAGCGGCGTCGACGCCGACTTCCGACGGGGCCGGAGCGCGTACGACCACTACTACACCGATCCGGCCGTGCTGCCCAACTCCTGCCTCGCCCCGCTGTGGGAGGCCCCCTTCTACGCCTTCAAGATCGTCCCCGGCGACCTCGGCACCAAGGGCGGCCTCGTCACCGACGAGCGCGCCCGGGTCCTGCGCGAGGACGGTTCGGCCATCTTGGGCCTCTGGGCCGCCGGCAACGCCAGCGCGGCCGTCATGGGCCACAGCTACGCCGGCGCCGGCTCCACCATCGGCCCCGCGATGACCTTCGGGTACGTGGCCGCCAACGACATCGCCTCGACGACTTGA
- a CDS encoding Lrp/AsnC family transcriptional regulator yields the protein MDSLDRQLVHALGVDGRASFSRIGAALDRSDRTIAHRYRQLHAAGLRVVGVVNARRAGQVDWLVRIRCAPDAAATVATALSRRDDTSWVAILSGGTEITCITRIRTGDDHLLLQRLARTPRINDVTAHCMLRELAGVGGWPVRVSTLTPDQIDAIRPPTTETGPVGELTDADWALVGALAIDGRTTYPRLAAVTGWSESTVRRRLADLLADGILYFDIDIDPALFGYGCQAIIWLTVQPAALNAIAQTLAGHLEIAFAAATTGSSNIVAFVVVRDLDDLYDYLADRIGGLPGVLQVDTAPMGRQVKYAGRTV from the coding sequence GTGGATTCACTCGACCGGCAGCTGGTGCACGCCCTCGGCGTGGACGGCCGCGCCTCGTTCAGCCGGATCGGGGCGGCGCTGGACCGCTCCGACCGCACGATCGCCCACCGCTACCGCCAGCTGCACGCGGCCGGCCTGCGCGTGGTCGGCGTCGTCAACGCCAGAAGGGCCGGCCAGGTGGACTGGCTGGTACGCATCAGGTGCGCCCCCGACGCGGCCGCCACAGTGGCCACGGCCCTGTCCCGCCGCGACGACACCAGCTGGGTGGCGATCCTCTCCGGCGGCACGGAGATCACGTGCATCACCAGGATCCGCACCGGCGACGACCATCTCCTGTTGCAGCGGCTGGCCCGCACGCCCCGCATCAACGACGTGACGGCGCACTGCATGCTGCGTGAACTGGCCGGAGTCGGCGGCTGGCCGGTCAGGGTGTCCACGCTGACTCCCGACCAGATCGACGCGATCCGCCCGCCGACAACCGAAACCGGCCCCGTGGGCGAGCTGACCGACGCGGACTGGGCGCTCGTCGGCGCGCTGGCGATCGACGGCCGCACGACCTATCCCCGGCTGGCCGCGGTGACGGGCTGGTCGGAGTCGACGGTCCGCCGCCGCCTGGCCGACCTGCTCGCCGACGGCATCCTGTACTTCGACATCGACATCGACCCGGCGCTGTTCGGCTACGGCTGCCAGGCGATCATCTGGCTGACCGTGCAGCCGGCCGCGCTGAACGCGATCGCGCAAACGCTTGCCGGCCACCTGGAGATCGCCTTCGCCGCGGCCACCACGGGGTCCAGCAACATCGTCGCCTTCGTGGTCGTGCGCGACCTCGACGACCTGTACGACTACCTGGCCGACCGGATCGGCGGCCTGCCGGGCGTCCTCCAGGTGGACACCGCGCCGATGGGACGGCAGGTGAAATACGCCGGCCGGACCGTGTAG